A genomic window from Thermodesulfitimonas autotrophica includes:
- a CDS encoding CheR family methyltransferase, protein MNFDTFRQKMHTAFGIDLTSYKETQLKRRTGNLMARRGIGDYAAYFNLLKNDREALQEFLDYLTINVTEFFRDPAMFRILEEKVIPELWTKRSLLKIWSAACSNGAEPYSVVMILEDLRPGGLYRIEATDIDRKILAAAIKGAYPAELLKNVSPARLAKYFRKEGDQFVFREEFKRRVAFKYHDLLKDPYGKGYDLIICRNVQIYFTKEAQNRLIKQFSEALSPGGYLFIGASETIFNYRDFGLEKSHPSFYRKV, encoded by the coding sequence ATGAACTTCGACACTTTCAGGCAGAAGATGCACACGGCTTTCGGCATTGATCTGACCAGCTATAAAGAGACGCAGCTCAAGCGCCGGACGGGCAACCTCATGGCCAGGCGCGGGATAGGTGATTACGCCGCCTACTTTAATTTGCTCAAAAACGACCGGGAAGCCCTGCAGGAGTTTCTGGATTACCTGACGATAAACGTTACGGAATTCTTCCGGGATCCGGCCATGTTTAGGATTCTCGAAGAAAAGGTAATTCCGGAACTCTGGACGAAACGGTCGCTGCTCAAAATCTGGAGTGCCGCCTGTTCCAACGGCGCGGAGCCTTATTCTGTGGTGATGATTCTTGAGGATCTGCGGCCGGGTGGCCTCTACCGGATTGAGGCTACGGATATCGACCGAAAAATCCTTGCCGCGGCGATAAAGGGCGCTTACCCCGCCGAGCTGTTGAAGAACGTCTCTCCCGCCCGGTTGGCGAAATACTTCCGCAAAGAGGGCGATCAGTTTGTTTTTCGCGAAGAGTTCAAACGCCGGGTGGCTTTTAAATACCACGATTTGTTAAAAGACCCTTACGGCAAAGGATATGATCTAATCATTTGTAGAAACGTGCAGATCTACTTTACAAAGGAGGCGCAAAACAGGCTGATCAAGCAGTTCAGTGAAGCATTAAGTCCGGGAGGCTATCTCTTTATCGGGGCCAGCGAAACGATCTTTAACTACCGGGACTTTGGCTTAGAAAAGAGTCACCCCTCTTTTTATCGTAAGGTTTAA
- a CDS encoding sigma-70 family RNA polymerase sigma factor, with protein MALTEAWQEYKTNGKDSAREELILKYLPLVKQLAARLAVRLPPWVSQEDLESAGIFGLMSAIDRFDPNHGTEFEAYAYLRIRGAMLDEIRRLTWLPRSLWQRMQEVNQVREELEKKRGQRPSDEELARILGITAGELAKVTFYFQAACPVSLEEVVNAGNGNRVCWGDLVEDPESPDPLELLCQGDDQSLLAEAVASLDEKLKLVLALYYQEGLTLKEIGRVLNVSESRVCQLHAKAIKKLREKILAMSEAGGVR; from the coding sequence TTGGCGTTGACGGAGGCCTGGCAGGAGTACAAGACCAACGGCAAAGATAGTGCCCGGGAGGAACTGATTCTCAAGTACCTGCCGCTTGTTAAGCAATTGGCCGCGCGGCTTGCGGTGCGGCTGCCTCCTTGGGTCAGCCAGGAAGATCTCGAAAGCGCGGGCATTTTCGGATTGATGTCGGCCATCGACCGGTTTGATCCCAACCATGGGACGGAATTCGAGGCCTACGCCTACCTGCGGATCCGGGGAGCGATGCTCGACGAGATTCGGCGGCTTACTTGGTTGCCGCGGAGCCTCTGGCAGCGCATGCAGGAGGTGAACCAGGTGCGGGAGGAGTTGGAAAAAAAGCGCGGGCAGCGGCCTTCAGATGAGGAGTTGGCCAGGATTTTAGGAATAACAGCAGGAGAACTGGCCAAAGTAACCTTTTACTTTCAGGCGGCCTGCCCTGTGTCCCTTGAAGAGGTCGTCAACGCCGGTAACGGGAACCGGGTTTGCTGGGGGGATTTGGTGGAGGACCCGGAGAGCCCCGACCCGCTCGAATTGCTCTGTCAGGGTGACGACCAATCACTTCTTGCCGAGGCCGTGGCGAGCCTCGACGAGAAGTTGAAGCTGGTCCTGGCGCTTTACTACCAGGAAGGGCTCACCTTAAAAGAAATCGGGAGGGTGCTTAACGTTTCAGAATCGCGGGTCTGCCAGCTGCACGCCAAGGCGATTAAGAAGCTGCGGGAGAAGATTCTCGCCATGAGTGAGGCAGGGGGCGTTCGTTAA
- a CDS encoding flagellar brake protein, with the protein MLTKEQIGLAVNQRVLVALEGSDEYYVSSVEDITADAVFIAVPYRRQVPLVLSRGDRVTVQFTGENECFAFNTTVTSRREDRILLYGLAFPEEIKRIQRRRDVRLCVMLDVQYAEVPEGDAAPVFKPGQALDISAGGMRLVCEKEYPPGTVLLVKFRLPLRGSFFETVTKAEVVRTEPVALEKRRLYHSGVKFLDMPQNHRDKIFSYIFWKMMEQARLR; encoded by the coding sequence TTGTTAACGAAGGAACAGATCGGCTTGGCTGTTAACCAGCGGGTGCTGGTGGCCCTGGAAGGAAGCGACGAGTATTACGTCTCCTCAGTGGAAGACATCACGGCCGATGCAGTGTTCATCGCTGTTCCTTACCGGCGCCAGGTACCGCTGGTCCTTTCCCGCGGTGACCGGGTAACCGTGCAGTTTACGGGGGAGAACGAATGTTTTGCCTTCAACACGACGGTTACTTCGCGGCGGGAAGACAGGATCCTGCTCTACGGCCTGGCTTTTCCGGAGGAAATCAAACGGATTCAACGCCGGCGTGACGTTCGGCTCTGTGTTATGCTTGATGTTCAGTACGCCGAGGTTCCGGAAGGCGATGCGGCGCCGGTTTTCAAACCGGGTCAGGCCCTCGACATCAGCGCCGGCGGGATGCGGCTGGTTTGTGAGAAGGAATACCCGCCAGGGACGGTGTTGTTGGTTAAGTTCCGGTTGCCGTTGCGCGGCAGCTTTTTTGAAACCGTAACTAAGGCGGAGGTGGTGCGCACGGAGCCGGTAGCCCTCGAGAAAAGGCGGTTATATCATTCAGGCGTTAAATTTCTCGACATGCCGCAAAACCACAGGGACAAAATTTTTAGCTACATCTTCTGGAAGATGATGGAGCAGGCCCGGCTCCGGTAG
- a CDS encoding chemotaxis protein CheD, with product MQEVAKAVIPSGTPEVQVGIADWKVGKEPVILITLGLGSCVGITLYDPVHKIGGLVHVMLPRMADFSKGSGKPAKFADTGIPLLLEEVLRLGANRRLLEAKMAGGAQMFTGADNKFRFDIGERNVEVAREVLRNLGIKVVAEDVGGNRGRTMVLDTATGRVMIKTLGSQIKEI from the coding sequence TTGCAGGAAGTAGCAAAAGCGGTTATCCCGAGCGGCACACCCGAAGTTCAGGTGGGCATAGCCGATTGGAAAGTCGGGAAGGAACCCGTTATCTTGATCACGCTCGGACTTGGCTCCTGTGTTGGCATTACGCTTTACGATCCGGTCCATAAGATTGGGGGCCTCGTCCACGTGATGCTTCCCCGGATGGCCGATTTTTCGAAGGGGAGCGGAAAGCCGGCGAAGTTTGCCGACACTGGGATACCCCTTCTTCTCGAAGAGGTTTTACGGTTGGGGGCGAACCGGCGGCTACTTGAAGCCAAGATGGCCGGGGGCGCTCAGATGTTTACCGGCGCCGATAACAAGTTCCGTTTTGACATCGGTGAACGCAACGTGGAGGTTGCCCGGGAGGTCTTGCGGAACCTCGGGATAAAGGTGGTTGCCGAGGATGTGGGCGGTAACAGGGGCCGGACCATGGTCTTGGATACGGCAACCGGACGCGTTATGATCAAGACGCTTGGGAGCCAGATAAAGGAGATCTGA
- a CDS encoding response regulator gives MGKRVLIVDDAAFMRMMIKNILTKNGYEVVGEAENGMAAVELYKQLKPDLVTMDITMPEMDGIAGVKAIRAVDPNAKIIMVSAMGQQAMVMEAIQAGAKDFIVKPFQQERILQAMERVLARAD, from the coding sequence ATGGGGAAGAGGGTCCTGATTGTTGACGATGCCGCCTTCATGCGGATGATGATCAAGAACATCCTCACCAAGAACGGTTACGAGGTTGTCGGTGAGGCGGAGAACGGAATGGCTGCGGTAGAGCTTTACAAGCAGCTCAAACCCGATCTGGTAACGATGGATATCACCATGCCCGAAATGGACGGTATCGCTGGCGTCAAAGCGATAAGGGCCGTTGACCCGAACGCCAAGATCATTATGGTCAGCGCGATGGGACAGCAGGCGATGGTGATGGAGGCAATCCAGGCCGGGGCTAAAGACTTCATCGTGAAGCCTTTCCAACAGGAACGCATCCTGCAGGCGATGGAGCGGGTTTTAGCGAGAGCGGACTAA
- a CDS encoding chemotaxis protein CheC → MNDDVVDILQEVGNIGIGNAATALAEFLNAKVNVTVPRASLVPVEEVFDHIGGVEEIVAAVLLRVEGDLSGTVLFVFSEGSVLKLISQLLGQPIGSLEEIGGMGESVLMEVGNILTGSFLNAISMMSNLTIIPAVPLFTFDMLGSIISSSLLGTGMMEDQVLLIETKLAQEGDEVTGNLLFFFDVGTLNSLLNSLQVQLESL, encoded by the coding sequence TTGAACGACGATGTGGTCGATATCTTACAGGAAGTCGGTAACATTGGTATTGGGAACGCTGCGACGGCCCTAGCGGAGTTCTTAAATGCTAAGGTTAACGTCACGGTACCGCGGGCGAGTTTGGTGCCAGTGGAAGAAGTCTTTGACCACATTGGTGGTGTGGAGGAAATCGTAGCGGCCGTGCTGCTCCGTGTGGAAGGGGATCTTAGCGGCACCGTCCTCTTTGTCTTCTCCGAAGGGAGCGTGCTTAAGCTAATTTCGCAGTTGCTCGGCCAGCCGATCGGTTCGCTGGAGGAGATTGGCGGGATGGGGGAGTCGGTCCTGATGGAGGTCGGGAATATCCTTACCGGCTCTTTCTTGAACGCCATCAGTATGATGTCTAATCTTACCATTATTCCTGCGGTGCCCCTCTTTACCTTCGATATGCTGGGTTCGATCATTTCGAGCTCCCTTTTGGGCACGGGAATGATGGAAGATCAGGTTCTTCTTATCGAAACCAAACTGGCGCAGGAGGGGGATGAAGTTACCGGTAACCTCTTGTTCTTCTTTGACGTGGGCACGCTCAACTCGTTGCTCAATTCTCTTCAGGTCCAGTTAGAAAGTCTGTAA
- a CDS encoding MinD/ParA family protein has translation MLDQAHKLRTLVNDLPPAVPRRRETGPRIITVTSGKGGVGKTSLVVNLGLVLARWGRRVLLFDGDLGLANIEVLLGLTPTYTLYEFLYGNKSIEEILCTGPYGLQVISGGSGMQELANLDSIQRQRLLDLLPYLRTRTDFVLVDTGAGISRNVLGFVAAAEEVVVVITPEPTSLTDAYGLIKVLARFKVHAEARLVVNRARSEKEAHQAAQRLQTVCSKFLGFNLSYLGEILEDAVVGQAVKEQRPLVLSQPYSVAAKSIGRIARCLVDGKEPTPKAAERFLDRLLKLFG, from the coding sequence GGATCAGGCGCATAAACTGCGGACCCTCGTTAATGATCTGCCGCCTGCTGTTCCGCGGCGCCGGGAGACCGGACCGCGCATTATTACCGTAACGAGCGGGAAGGGCGGCGTTGGCAAGACCAGTCTCGTAGTTAATCTGGGGCTGGTTCTGGCGCGCTGGGGGAGGCGCGTGCTGCTTTTCGACGGCGATCTAGGTCTGGCCAACATTGAGGTACTACTTGGCCTGACGCCGACCTACACGCTATACGAGTTCCTTTACGGCAACAAAAGCATCGAAGAGATATTGTGCACCGGCCCGTACGGGTTACAGGTTATCTCCGGCGGTTCCGGGATGCAGGAACTGGCCAATCTTGACAGTATCCAGCGGCAGCGCCTGCTCGACCTTCTGCCCTACCTGCGGACCCGGACCGACTTTGTTCTGGTTGATACCGGGGCGGGTATCTCGCGCAATGTGCTGGGTTTTGTGGCTGCTGCGGAAGAGGTGGTTGTGGTTATCACGCCCGAGCCGACTTCGCTCACGGACGCTTACGGGCTGATTAAGGTACTGGCGCGGTTTAAGGTGCACGCCGAGGCGCGCCTGGTGGTAAACCGGGCCCGCAGCGAAAAAGAGGCGCACCAGGCCGCGCAGCGGCTCCAGACGGTTTGCAGCAAGTTTCTCGGGTTTAATCTCAGCTACTTGGGGGAAATCCTCGAAGATGCCGTTGTCGGACAGGCAGTAAAAGAGCAGCGCCCGTTAGTCCTGTCGCAGCCCTATTCGGTGGCCGCGAAGAGTATCGGCAGGATTGCTCGTTGCCTGGTGGACGGAAAAGAGCCCACGCCGAAAGCGGCGGAGCGGTTCCTTGACCGGTTACTAAAGCTCTTTGGTTAA
- a CDS encoding flagellar hook-basal body protein, whose protein sequence is MLRGIYTAATGLNLQQVAIDLVANNMANVSTTGFKSDRLSAASFPELLLLRVEPERKVQPVGSTGYGAEVAAVTTDYTQGPLENTGNLRDVALRGEGFLVVQTGAGERYFRGGTIFVDGEGYLVTANGDRVLGEGGPVQVGSSDYKIAPDGTVLAGENPVDRLLVVDFQDKGALIKEGNGYFRAAGSLPETATGTEVLQGYLEAANVDLTREMTVLIEGLRAYQLSQRALRTHDELLAKAVNQVGKVR, encoded by the coding sequence ATGCTGCGCGGCATCTACACTGCCGCTACGGGACTCAATTTGCAGCAGGTGGCGATTGACCTTGTCGCGAATAACATGGCCAACGTTTCGACAACCGGCTTCAAGAGTGACCGTTTAAGTGCCGCGAGCTTTCCGGAACTTTTGCTGCTGCGCGTGGAGCCAGAAAGGAAGGTGCAGCCGGTTGGTTCAACCGGTTACGGAGCAGAAGTGGCGGCGGTTACCACCGATTATACGCAGGGTCCGCTTGAGAATACGGGGAATCTGCGGGACGTGGCCCTTCGCGGGGAAGGTTTTCTGGTGGTGCAAACCGGGGCCGGCGAACGTTACTTCAGGGGTGGTACCATTTTCGTTGACGGTGAGGGATACCTGGTAACGGCTAACGGTGACCGGGTTTTAGGCGAGGGTGGGCCGGTGCAGGTCGGCAGCAGCGATTATAAAATAGCACCCGACGGCACGGTTTTGGCGGGCGAAAACCCTGTAGACAGGCTGCTGGTAGTTGACTTCCAGGACAAAGGAGCCTTAATAAAAGAAGGAAACGGTTATTTTCGGGCGGCAGGGAGCTTACCGGAAACCGCTACGGGAACCGAAGTCTTACAGGGTTACCTGGAAGCCGCCAACGTGGACTTGACCCGGGAGATGACTGTGCTGATTGAAGGATTGCGGGCTTACCAGCTTAGCCAGCGGGCTTTACGGACGCACGATGAGCTCCTGGCCAAGGCGGTGAACCAGGTAGGTAAGGTCCGGTAA